From the genome of Perca fluviatilis chromosome 1, GENO_Pfluv_1.0, whole genome shotgun sequence, one region includes:
- the LOC120543977 gene encoding hepatic lectin-like isoform X2, which translates to MARFVHREQSEITDYVNLPEPSARSAGQDGGATAAGSGGKLYRAVAVSFGLLCILQAALNISLRLYTFYSKTPDIALSCTNLTGVLRRELITFDRFSQEGWVYFRRSFYYISTNQTSWHKGRADCLQREADLVIINSKQEQLLEPWGAKWF; encoded by the exons ATGGCGAGGTTTGTCCATCGAGAGCAATCGGAGATCACTGACTATGTAAATCTACCTGAACCATCAGCCAGGAGTGCTGGCCAGGACGGGGGAGCGACTGCTGCCGGGTCTG GTGGAAAACTGTACAGAGCTGTTGCTGTGAGCTTTGGACTGCTGTGTATCCTACAAGCTGCTCTCAACATTTCGCTGCGTCTCT ACACCTTTTACAGTAAGACACCAGACATAGCGCTCAGTTGCACAAACCTGACTGGTGTTCTGAGGAGAGAACTCATTACCTTCG ATCGCTTTTCCCAAGAAGGATGGGTGTATTTCCGTCGCAGTTTCTATTACATTTCCACTAATCAGACATCCTGGCACAAAGGCAGAGCTgactgtctgcagagagaagcagacCTGGTGATTATCAACAGCAAACAAGAGCAg CTACTGGAGCCCTGGGGAGCCAAATGGTTTTGA
- the LOC120543977 gene encoding hepatic lectin-like isoform X1 — protein sequence MARFVHREQSEITDYVNLPEPSARSAGQDGGATAAGSGGKLYRAVAVSFGLLCILQAALNISLRLYTFYSKTPDIALSCTNLTGVLRRELITFDRFSQEGWVYFRRSFYYISTNQTSWHKGRADCLQREADLVIINSKQEQDFTRQFNKVSWIGLTPKLTNGKWKWVDDTPLTESYWSPGEPNGFEGKDEDCRNKVP from the exons ATGGCGAGGTTTGTCCATCGAGAGCAATCGGAGATCACTGACTATGTAAATCTACCTGAACCATCAGCCAGGAGTGCTGGCCAGGACGGGGGAGCGACTGCTGCCGGGTCTG GTGGAAAACTGTACAGAGCTGTTGCTGTGAGCTTTGGACTGCTGTGTATCCTACAAGCTGCTCTCAACATTTCGCTGCGTCTCT ACACCTTTTACAGTAAGACACCAGACATAGCGCTCAGTTGCACAAACCTGACTGGTGTTCTGAGGAGAGAACTCATTACCTTCG ATCGCTTTTCCCAAGAAGGATGGGTGTATTTCCGTCGCAGTTTCTATTACATTTCCACTAATCAGACATCCTGGCACAAAGGCAGAGCTgactgtctgcagagagaagcagacCTGGTGATTATCAACAGCAAACAAGAGCAg GATTTCACAAGACAATTCAATAAGGTCTCATGGATTGGACTGACCCCCAAATTAACCAACGGGAAGTGGAAATGGGTGGATGACACTCCGCTGACCGAAAG CTACTGGAGCCCTGGGGAGCCAAATGGTTTTGAAGGCAAAGATGAAGACTGTAGAAACAAGGTTCCTTGA